A part of Kitasatospora acidiphila genomic DNA contains:
- a CDS encoding non-ribosomal peptide synthetase, which yields MAMNQRFRPTPEQFPEADLDADGLDSVLDRYPPDTVVDIYALSPLQAGILFESTHRPGNGNYLTQTVFEIRGRLDTEAFIAAWRYVIDRHPILRTTFVTDGVAHPVQVVHRGFPLPLRALDWRGRDDEAIHAATTRLLLDRRHRGMDLAAAPPLAFDLIRLDGERHLLAWHQHHILMDAWSGSIVRGELGAAYSALAAGMLPGLPEPVPFGRHVEWLRRRDEQADEDFWAGLLGGFDSPTTLPFIAAAAREASSSSASAVRTVSPALTERVAELARRNHCTVHTVVQGAWAIALSRYSGQRDVCWGTILSGRSADQADLERIVGLLINTVPARVTVDADAVVADWLAELRTSLNGMRKAEHIGITRIRRHTSVPSGTPLFESLFQFVDLHQDADADAAGLDLQVVRSYEQTGFPLDLSVVAGDELLLHLTYEPARVSEADAERVLSTYELILEQMAERPEARIGEIEVLTAADRRELLDWGLKALGTTVETTVPELFAAILPTASDSTAVVGVDRTMTYAELDDGSSRLARVLRARGVGADTVVGVAVPRSAALITVLLAVLKAGGAYLALDPVAPPERNRLLVGDSGAEAIVATTESLAGIGAAAQGRTVVVLDDPEVQAALAAESAEALAIAAHPDSLAFVTFTSGSTGVPKCVGITHRNIVRLAHRQSYLSSGPGYTALHTVPLAFDVSLEEIWVPLLNGGTVVAPAPGRLDVPEIAALIREHSITSFSPTTGLFHQIAEQDMAAFSGLRQLLIGGDVALPAPCASVVRAHPELTLINAYGPTENTCVTTAAVLGPEQGPRVSIGGPISGTSVYVVDENFDPVPVGVVGQLCTGGAGVSRGYLNDPGLTAVRFVPDPFSPVAGARMYCTGDAVRWRADGQLDFVGRIDRQVKVRGFRIEPGEVEARLIAHPEIAEAVVVARADGGHKRLVAYLVVRGGVEVPVSVLRAHVGQALPEYMVPQAFVVVERIPLTANGKVDRDALPAPSPAEAAEDGGARRAPGTEAERVLAQAWCQVLGLAEVGIDENFFELGGDSIMAIRVASKVRQAGVTLSSGDVFDHQTIAELAQAAGAGGTPVRAQQGPVTGEVPLTPIQHWFLQTHGPENHFNQSKLLRWHDKADPEALRDALSALAGHHDALRLRLEERDGRWHQYLAPVDDNPTPLEVIDASAWPQAQREELAEAAGARAQAGLDLVTGPLMRAVLFDHGGTAPDELLIVVHHMAVDIVSWSFLAGDLAAAYTSAVRGEPIELPSKTTSFKEWAEHLQRYAAGPAFQKDAEYWTQARSRPTPLPRDAAAGSDPAGTGRVRVELDLAETDAFRAATRRTTGRITAAELLLVAAVPALHDWVGSGAVALDVEIHGREAFARDQDVARTVGWFTAVHPMTLHLTAGDSLGSYVAQVRDQTQAMPNRGMGYGVARYLAGPELAAAVGSDAEIGFNYIGEVGDAPGDGGFPFTDLPGTLGSEAPADFASSYPLEVMAGIIDGRLQVTWLYAADAFDRETVRSVAENHLRELRRFVNQISLWDADQAEPEEWLRRIHPKTPLLIGPMVRYRVPGLSVATITDGEITAWGSGVTAAGGSVPVTEHTVFQVGSVAKHLAAIAVMRLARDGLLTLDTPVNELLLEQRVDTPDPAQPVTVRHLLCHSAGLSPDEDAEGPLVAVSRPAGSQYEYSLANYTLIERIIADVTNLAFPKALRTLVLDPLGMDDTVFLPEFPTGAGDAVAVGHTATGRGYGRGRRSGGAAAAELVWTSAADLARVGAELHRALTQDRGVVLSRSDVEQMLDGLRTGYGLGTSVKTVAGRRWIGHPGDGPGFRSVYAVDPVSGHGLVVLANGDGATPLLEDLLAELRVDLVMRVQGPLMTWDRG from the coding sequence ATGGCGATGAATCAACGGTTCCGGCCGACCCCCGAGCAGTTCCCCGAGGCCGATCTGGATGCGGACGGTCTGGACAGCGTCCTCGACCGGTACCCGCCGGACACGGTCGTGGACATCTATGCCCTGTCGCCGCTGCAGGCGGGGATCCTCTTCGAATCGACGCACCGCCCGGGCAACGGGAACTACTTGACCCAGACGGTGTTCGAGATCCGGGGCCGGCTTGACACCGAGGCGTTCATCGCCGCGTGGCGGTACGTCATCGATCGGCACCCGATCCTGCGGACGACCTTCGTCACGGACGGCGTCGCGCACCCCGTCCAGGTCGTCCACCGGGGCTTCCCGCTGCCGTTGCGGGCCCTGGACTGGCGCGGCCGCGATGACGAGGCGATACACGCGGCGACGACCCGGCTGCTCCTCGACCGGCGCCACCGCGGCATGGACCTGGCTGCCGCGCCGCCGCTGGCATTCGACCTGATCCGGCTCGACGGCGAACGCCATCTGCTCGCCTGGCACCAGCACCACATCCTCATGGACGCCTGGAGCGGATCCATCGTCCGGGGCGAACTCGGCGCGGCCTATTCCGCGTTGGCCGCGGGCATGCTCCCCGGCCTTCCCGAGCCAGTGCCCTTCGGCCGCCACGTCGAGTGGCTGCGGCGGCGCGACGAGCAGGCCGACGAGGACTTCTGGGCGGGCCTGCTGGGCGGTTTCGACTCGCCGACGACGCTGCCGTTCATCGCCGCTGCCGCCCGCGAGGCGAGTTCGAGCAGCGCGTCGGCCGTCCGCACCGTCTCCCCGGCCCTCACCGAGCGGGTGGCCGAACTCGCCCGGCGCAACCACTGCACCGTCCACACGGTGGTGCAGGGCGCCTGGGCGATCGCGCTGAGCCGGTACAGCGGGCAGCGGGACGTGTGCTGGGGCACCATCCTCTCCGGCCGCTCCGCGGACCAGGCCGACCTGGAGCGGATCGTCGGCCTGCTGATCAACACGGTGCCGGCCCGGGTCACGGTCGACGCCGACGCGGTCGTCGCGGACTGGCTCGCGGAACTGCGCACCTCCCTCAACGGGATGCGCAAGGCGGAGCACATCGGCATCACCCGCATCCGACGGCACACCTCGGTGCCGAGCGGGACCCCGCTGTTCGAGAGCCTGTTCCAGTTCGTCGACCTCCATCAGGACGCCGACGCGGACGCAGCCGGGCTCGACCTGCAGGTCGTGCGGAGCTACGAGCAGACCGGCTTCCCGCTGGACCTCAGCGTGGTGGCCGGTGACGAACTGCTGCTCCACCTGACCTATGAGCCCGCGCGGGTGAGCGAAGCCGACGCGGAACGCGTGCTGAGCACCTATGAGCTGATACTCGAGCAGATGGCGGAGCGGCCCGAAGCCCGCATCGGTGAGATCGAGGTCCTCACCGCCGCCGATCGCCGGGAACTGCTCGACTGGGGTCTCAAGGCCCTCGGCACCACCGTCGAGACGACAGTGCCCGAGTTGTTCGCCGCCATCCTGCCCACCGCCTCCGACTCGACGGCCGTCGTCGGGGTGGACCGGACCATGACCTATGCGGAACTCGACGACGGCTCCAGCCGGTTGGCGCGGGTGCTGCGCGCGCGGGGCGTGGGGGCCGACACCGTCGTCGGAGTCGCGGTTCCCCGGTCGGCCGCCCTCATCACGGTGCTGCTCGCGGTGCTCAAGGCCGGTGGCGCGTACCTGGCGCTCGATCCGGTCGCGCCGCCGGAGCGCAACCGGCTGCTCGTCGGTGACAGCGGGGCCGAGGCCATCGTGGCCACGACCGAGTCGCTGGCCGGGATCGGTGCGGCGGCGCAGGGCCGCACGGTCGTCGTGCTCGATGATCCCGAGGTCCAGGCCGCGCTCGCCGCGGAATCCGCCGAGGCGTTGGCGATTGCCGCGCATCCGGACTCGCTGGCGTTCGTGACGTTCACCTCGGGTTCGACCGGGGTCCCGAAGTGCGTCGGCATCACCCACCGCAACATCGTCCGGCTGGCGCACCGGCAGAGCTACCTGTCGTCCGGCCCCGGCTACACCGCCCTGCACACCGTGCCGCTCGCCTTCGACGTCTCCCTGGAGGAGATCTGGGTTCCGCTGCTGAACGGCGGCACCGTCGTCGCGCCGGCGCCCGGGCGGCTGGACGTTCCCGAGATCGCGGCGCTGATCCGGGAGCACTCGATCACCAGCTTCAGCCCCACCACGGGGCTGTTCCACCAGATCGCCGAGCAGGACATGGCGGCGTTCAGCGGCCTGCGGCAGTTGCTCATCGGGGGCGACGTCGCATTGCCCGCGCCCTGCGCGAGCGTCGTCCGCGCCCATCCGGAACTGACCCTGATCAACGCCTACGGCCCGACCGAGAACACCTGCGTCACCACCGCAGCGGTGCTGGGCCCCGAGCAGGGGCCGCGGGTGTCGATCGGTGGTCCGATCTCGGGGACGTCGGTGTATGTGGTGGATGAGAACTTCGATCCGGTGCCGGTGGGTGTGGTGGGGCAGTTGTGTACGGGTGGTGCGGGGGTGTCGCGTGGGTATCTGAATGATCCGGGGTTGACGGCGGTGCGGTTCGTGCCGGATCCGTTCAGTCCGGTGGCGGGTGCGCGGATGTACTGCACGGGTGATGCGGTGCGGTGGCGTGCCGATGGGCAGTTGGACTTCGTGGGTCGGATCGACCGGCAGGTGAAGGTCCGTGGTTTCCGGATCGAGCCGGGTGAGGTGGAGGCGCGGTTGATCGCGCATCCGGAGATCGCGGAGGCGGTGGTGGTGGCGCGGGCCGATGGTGGTCACAAGCGCCTGGTGGCCTACCTGGTGGTGCGTGGTGGTGTCGAGGTGCCGGTGTCGGTGCTGCGTGCGCATGTGGGGCAGGCGTTGCCGGAGTACATGGTGCCGCAGGCGTTCGTGGTGGTGGAGCGGATTCCGTTGACCGCCAACGGCAAGGTCGACCGCGACGCGCTGCCCGCCCCCTCGCCCGCCGAGGCGGCCGAGGACGGCGGTGCCCGTCGCGCCCCGGGTACCGAGGCCGAGCGGGTCCTCGCTCAGGCGTGGTGCCAGGTGCTCGGCCTGGCCGAGGTGGGGATCGACGAGAACTTCTTCGAGCTCGGCGGCGACTCCATCATGGCGATCCGGGTGGCCTCCAAGGTCCGCCAGGCCGGCGTGACCCTCAGCTCCGGTGACGTGTTCGACCATCAGACCATCGCGGAGCTCGCGCAGGCCGCCGGGGCCGGTGGCACGCCGGTGCGGGCGCAGCAGGGACCGGTGACCGGCGAAGTCCCGCTCACCCCGATCCAGCATTGGTTCCTCCAAACCCACGGCCCCGAAAACCACTTCAACCAGTCGAAGCTGCTGCGCTGGCACGACAAGGCCGACCCCGAGGCGCTGCGCGACGCGCTGTCGGCGCTGGCGGGGCATCACGACGCGCTGCGGTTGCGGCTGGAGGAGCGCGACGGCCGCTGGCACCAGTACCTCGCACCGGTCGACGACAACCCGACGCCCCTGGAGGTCATCGACGCTTCGGCGTGGCCGCAGGCCCAGCGCGAGGAGCTGGCCGAGGCGGCCGGGGCGCGGGCCCAGGCGGGCCTCGACCTGGTGACCGGCCCGCTGATGCGCGCGGTCCTCTTCGACCACGGCGGGACCGCGCCGGACGAACTGCTGATCGTCGTCCACCACATGGCGGTCGACATCGTCTCCTGGAGCTTCCTCGCCGGCGATCTGGCCGCCGCGTACACCAGCGCCGTGCGCGGCGAGCCCATCGAACTGCCGAGCAAGACCACGTCGTTCAAGGAATGGGCAGAGCACCTGCAGCGGTACGCGGCCGGCCCGGCGTTCCAGAAGGACGCGGAGTACTGGACCCAGGCCCGCAGCCGCCCCACGCCGCTGCCCCGCGACGCGGCAGCCGGCTCGGACCCGGCGGGGACCGGCCGGGTGCGGGTCGAGCTGGACCTCGCCGAGACCGACGCGTTCCGCGCCGCGACCAGGCGCACCACCGGTCGGATCACCGCCGCCGAACTGCTGCTCGTCGCGGCCGTCCCGGCGCTGCACGACTGGGTGGGCAGCGGCGCCGTGGCCCTCGACGTCGAGATCCACGGGCGCGAGGCGTTCGCCCGCGACCAGGACGTCGCCCGGACCGTCGGCTGGTTCACCGCCGTCCATCCGATGACCCTGCACCTCACGGCTGGTGACAGCCTCGGCTCCTACGTGGCGCAGGTGCGGGACCAGACCCAGGCGATGCCCAACCGCGGCATGGGCTACGGTGTCGCCCGCTACCTCGCCGGCCCCGAACTCGCCGCGGCGGTCGGCTCCGACGCGGAGATCGGCTTCAACTACATCGGCGAGGTGGGTGACGCACCCGGCGACGGCGGCTTCCCCTTCACGGACCTGCCCGGCACGCTCGGCTCGGAGGCGCCGGCGGACTTCGCGAGCTCCTATCCGCTGGAGGTCATGGCCGGGATCATCGACGGCCGGCTCCAGGTGACGTGGCTGTACGCGGCCGACGCCTTCGACCGCGAGACCGTGCGGTCCGTCGCGGAGAACCACCTGCGGGAACTGCGGCGCTTCGTGAACCAGATCTCGCTCTGGGACGCGGACCAGGCCGAGCCCGAGGAGTGGCTGCGGCGCATCCATCCGAAGACGCCGCTGCTGATCGGACCGATGGTGCGCTACCGCGTGCCCGGTCTGAGTGTCGCCACGATCACGGACGGCGAGATCACGGCGTGGGGGAGCGGCGTGACCGCGGCCGGCGGCTCGGTCCCGGTGACCGAGCACACGGTCTTCCAGGTCGGGTCGGTGGCGAAGCACCTCGCCGCCATCGCGGTGATGCGGCTAGCCCGCGACGGCCTGCTCACGCTCGACACCCCCGTGAACGAGCTGCTGCTCGAGCAGCGCGTCGACACGCCGGACCCGGCCCAGCCGGTGACGGTCCGTCATCTGCTCTGCCACAGCGCGGGACTGAGCCCGGACGAGGACGCGGAAGGGCCGCTCGTCGCCGTCAGCCGACCGGCGGGCTCCCAGTACGAGTACAGCCTCGCGAACTACACGCTGATCGAGCGGATCATCGCCGATGTCACCAACCTGGCGTTCCCGAAGGCGTTGAGGACTCTGGTACTCGATCCCCTGGGCATGGACGACACGGTGTTCCTGCCCGAGTTCCCCACCGGGGCCGGGGACGCGGTCGCCGTCGGGCACACCGCGACCGGGCGCGGCTACGGCCGCGGTCGGCGGTCCGGCGGCGCGGCCGCGGCCGAACTCGTCTGGACGTCCGCCGCGGACCTGGCCCGGGTCGGTGCCGAGCTCCACCGCGCGCTGACGCAGGACCGGGGAGTCGTGCTCAGCCGCTCGGACGTCGAGCAGATGCTCGACGGACTGCGGACCGGTTACGGGCTCGGCACCTCCGTGAAGACCGTGGCGGGCAGGCGGTGGATCGGACACCCCGGCGACGGCCCGGGATTCCGCAGCGTCTACGCCGTGGATCCGGTGTCCGGCCACGGCTTGGTGGTCCTCGCCAACGGTGACGGCGCCACGCCGCTGCTCGAAGATCTGCTCGCCGAACTGCGGGTCGACCTGGTGATGCGCGTCCAGGGCCCGCTCATGACTTGGGACAGGGGATAG
- a CDS encoding MbtH family protein has product MADGHEAQFKVVVNHEEQYSLWAADRPNPPGWFDEGTAGSKQDCVKHIEQVWTDLRPRSLRDRMAAAADA; this is encoded by the coding sequence ATGGCCGACGGCCATGAGGCGCAGTTCAAGGTAGTCGTCAACCACGAGGAGCAGTACTCCCTTTGGGCCGCGGACCGGCCGAATCCGCCGGGCTGGTTCGACGAGGGGACGGCGGGTTCCAAGCAGGACTGCGTCAAGCACATCGAGCAGGTGTGGACGGACCTGCGGCCGCGCAGCCTGCGCGACCGGATGGCCGCTGCGGCGGACGCCTGA
- a CDS encoding TauD/TfdA family dioxygenase, with amino-acid sequence MLRTEGSTLGGVPADVHDNGHTAALVYDLATVEDPLAWVTAHREPLRAALRSSGFVLLRGAAGDVGAFHEVVSAVGGDLLEYTERSTPRSAVSGNIYTSTEYPADQAIPMHNENSYASRWPELLFFSCQTPPATGGATPIADSRSVLAQLPADLRARFADGVVYTRAYRDGLGLSWEEAFQTADRGAVEQYCTRHGIEFEWAEDGLRTRHRRPATAQAAHTGEEVWFNQANLFHVSSLEPEVREALLGVYSEAELPRNAYFADGGSIPDEALRTIASAYDRVALALPYRQGDVLMIDNMLMAHGREPYTGDRRILVAMS; translated from the coding sequence ATGCTCCGCACTGAAGGCAGCACGCTCGGCGGCGTGCCCGCCGACGTTCACGACAACGGCCACACCGCCGCACTGGTCTACGACCTCGCCACCGTCGAGGATCCCCTGGCCTGGGTCACCGCCCACCGGGAGCCGCTGCGCGCCGCGCTCCGAAGCAGCGGGTTCGTCCTGCTGCGCGGCGCCGCGGGCGATGTCGGGGCGTTCCACGAGGTGGTCAGCGCGGTGGGCGGCGACCTGCTCGAGTACACCGAGCGCTCCACCCCGCGCAGCGCGGTCAGCGGCAACATCTACACCTCCACCGAGTACCCCGCCGACCAGGCGATCCCGATGCACAACGAGAACTCCTACGCGAGCCGTTGGCCGGAGCTGCTGTTCTTCTCCTGCCAGACCCCGCCCGCGACCGGCGGCGCCACCCCGATCGCCGACAGCCGATCGGTGCTCGCCCAGCTGCCCGCGGATCTGCGGGCGCGTTTCGCCGACGGCGTCGTCTACACCCGCGCGTACCGCGACGGGCTCGGCCTGAGCTGGGAGGAGGCCTTCCAGACCGCCGACCGCGGAGCGGTCGAGCAGTACTGCACGCGCCACGGCATCGAGTTCGAGTGGGCCGAGGACGGGCTGCGCACCCGGCACCGCCGGCCGGCCACCGCCCAGGCCGCGCACACGGGCGAGGAGGTCTGGTTCAACCAGGCCAACCTGTTCCACGTCTCGAGCCTGGAGCCCGAGGTGCGCGAAGCCCTGCTCGGGGTGTACTCGGAGGCCGAGCTGCCCCGCAACGCCTACTTCGCGGACGGCGGTTCGATCCCCGATGAGGCCCTGAGGACGATCGCGTCGGCCTACGACCGCGTCGCGCTGGCGCTGCCGTACCGGCAGGGCGACGTCCTGATGATCGACAACATGCTGATGGCCCACGGCCGCGAGCCGTACACCGGCGACCGCCGGATCCTCGTCGCGATGAGCTGA
- a CDS encoding non-ribosomal peptide synthetase, whose amino-acid sequence MSSRLSTNAPRTAPELFAEQVRATPDAVAVVHDGRELTYRELDDRAARLAGVLADKGVGPGAFVAVMLDRSTDIVAALLAVLKTGAGYVPIALDDPARRIAHVLADSAAPIVVASGEAARTVLAGTDTGACVLHLESPETEGLLDACDPAGSVYSAFSTSVAPPPEDDSTAYVIYTSGSTGMPKGVVIEHGALNTYLDYARTHYPAAAGRTLLHSSVSFDLAVTSIFPPLIAGGSVEVVDLVSLADGRALPPGFRKPSFLKVTPSHLALLRRLPGECSPSEQLVIGGEALLGAALEAWRAAHPGVSVVNEYGPTEATVGCCVYVVEPGRRLEPGAVPIGRAIEGTRLYVLDDARRPVPDVGIGELFIGGAQLARGYLNRPALTAERFIDDPSGEPGPGRMYRTGDLVRTRPDGELEYLGRVDDQLKVNGYRVELGEIEAALAGSPLVDRAAVVPSPDDAGNTRLTAYVVGAAQGAVDAVELRRFLARTLPQYMVPAVFVPMADLPLTANGKLDRAALPGPEAAEPAGTGVGPMTPEQELLCRIIGETVGAEQVGIDDDFLALGGTSIAAARVVTRARKAGLQVGLMDVLRKRTVRDILAD is encoded by the coding sequence ATGTCATCCCGACTTTCGACGAACGCGCCGCGCACCGCCCCCGAGCTGTTCGCCGAGCAGGTCCGCGCGACTCCCGACGCGGTCGCCGTCGTCCACGACGGCCGCGAGCTGACCTACCGGGAACTCGACGACCGGGCGGCCCGGCTCGCCGGAGTGCTCGCCGACAAGGGCGTTGGGCCCGGTGCGTTCGTCGCAGTGATGCTCGACAGGTCGACCGACATCGTCGCCGCGCTGCTCGCGGTGCTGAAGACCGGCGCCGGGTACGTGCCGATCGCCCTCGACGACCCGGCCCGGCGGATCGCGCATGTCCTCGCCGACTCCGCCGCGCCGATCGTGGTGGCGTCGGGCGAGGCCGCTCGCACCGTGCTCGCCGGGACGGACACCGGGGCCTGCGTCCTGCACCTGGAATCTCCGGAGACCGAAGGACTGCTGGACGCCTGCGATCCGGCTGGATCGGTGTACTCGGCGTTCTCGACATCCGTGGCCCCGCCGCCCGAAGACGACAGCACCGCCTATGTGATCTACACGTCCGGCTCCACGGGCATGCCCAAGGGCGTCGTGATCGAGCACGGAGCCCTGAACACCTACCTCGACTACGCGCGCACGCACTACCCCGCCGCGGCCGGCCGGACGCTGCTGCATTCCTCGGTCTCCTTCGACCTGGCCGTGACGAGCATCTTCCCCCCGCTGATCGCGGGAGGATCGGTCGAGGTCGTCGATCTGGTCTCGCTGGCCGACGGCCGTGCCCTGCCGCCGGGATTCCGCAAGCCGAGCTTCCTCAAGGTCACGCCGTCGCACCTGGCGCTGCTGCGTCGGCTGCCCGGTGAGTGTTCGCCGAGCGAGCAACTGGTGATCGGCGGCGAGGCGCTGCTCGGCGCGGCGCTGGAGGCGTGGCGGGCGGCACACCCCGGGGTGAGCGTCGTCAACGAGTACGGCCCCACCGAGGCGACCGTCGGCTGCTGCGTGTACGTGGTCGAACCCGGTCGCCGGTTGGAGCCGGGAGCCGTGCCGATCGGGCGCGCCATCGAGGGCACCCGGCTGTACGTCCTCGACGACGCCCGGCGGCCCGTCCCCGACGTCGGGATCGGCGAACTGTTCATCGGGGGCGCCCAGTTGGCGCGCGGATACCTGAACCGTCCGGCGCTCACCGCGGAGCGGTTCATCGACGATCCGTCCGGCGAACCGGGCCCGGGGAGGATGTACCGCACCGGCGACCTGGTCCGGACGCGGCCGGACGGCGAGCTCGAGTACCTGGGCCGGGTCGACGACCAGCTGAAGGTCAACGGCTACCGGGTCGAGCTCGGCGAGATCGAGGCAGCGCTCGCGGGGTCCCCGCTGGTGGACCGGGCTGCCGTGGTGCCGAGCCCGGACGACGCGGGCAACACCCGGCTCACCGCCTACGTCGTGGGCGCGGCCCAAGGCGCCGTCGACGCCGTCGAGTTGCGCCGGTTCCTGGCGAGGACGCTGCCCCAGTACATGGTCCCGGCCGTCTTCGTACCGATGGCCGATCTCCCGCTCACGGCCAACGGGAAGCTCGACCGCGCGGCGCTCCCCGGACCGGAGGCGGCCGAGCCCGCCGGGACCGGGGTCGGGCCGATGACACCGGAGCAGGAACTGCTGTGCCGGATCATCGGGGAGACCGTCGGCGCCGAGCAGGTCGGTATCGACGACGACTTCCTCGCTCTGGGCGGCACGAGCATCGCCGCCGCACGCGTGGTCACCCGCGCCCGCAAGGCCGGCTTGCAGGTCGGTCTGATGGACGTGCTGCGCAAGCGCACCGTCCGGGACATCCTCGCCGACTGA
- a CDS encoding HMG-box domain-containing protein has protein sequence MTSASQGWDRLGGGGQGALVLAVDFDGSTRQEATFRDLARLLPDRLDVWHAVPPTADLERADQYLAWWLETLPRSGERVSAVLGYCAGGVYAAALADAIELRQEVRPEVVLFNPGSPNTATLSRDLFGALGSMTALNEDERQRFRQRAEEVAKHCAGDFAALAEEFCAVYVDASRIAFDRWGIEGEVGDELMGLFRAYTRYLSAARQLERQPRWVDALSINSADHEGGFTDRETSFDASRADLLRSPAVAAAVTATLTVSS, from the coding sequence ATGACCTCAGCATCGCAGGGGTGGGACCGACTCGGCGGGGGCGGCCAGGGCGCCCTGGTCCTGGCCGTCGACTTCGACGGAAGCACCCGCCAGGAGGCCACCTTCCGGGACCTGGCCCGGCTGCTGCCCGATCGGCTGGACGTGTGGCACGCGGTCCCGCCGACAGCGGATCTCGAGCGCGCCGACCAGTACCTGGCCTGGTGGCTGGAGACCCTGCCGCGCTCCGGCGAGCGCGTCTCGGCGGTCCTCGGCTACTGCGCGGGCGGTGTGTACGCGGCGGCGCTGGCCGACGCGATCGAGCTCAGGCAGGAGGTCCGGCCCGAGGTCGTCCTCTTCAACCCGGGATCGCCGAACACGGCGACCCTCAGCCGCGATCTGTTCGGCGCGCTGGGGTCGATGACCGCGCTGAACGAGGACGAGCGGCAGCGGTTCCGGCAGCGCGCCGAGGAGGTCGCCAAGCACTGCGCCGGCGACTTCGCGGCCCTGGCGGAGGAGTTCTGCGCCGTCTACGTCGACGCCAGCCGGATCGCGTTCGATCGATGGGGCATCGAGGGCGAGGTCGGCGACGAGCTCATGGGGCTGTTCCGCGCCTATACGCGCTACCTGTCGGCGGCGCGCCAACTGGAGCGCCAGCCCCGGTGGGTGGACGCACTGTCCATCAACTCGGCTGACCACGAAGGCGGTTTCACGGATCGTGAGACCTCGTTCGACGCCAGCCGCGCCGATCTGCTGCGCAGCCCGGCGGTCGCCGCCGCCGTCACGGCCACGCTCACGGTCAGCAGCTGA
- a CDS encoding acyl carrier protein: MNTASDLTSNQPTAEMFAPQVAEVFQEVLGGDAPVNGESDFFELGGNSMLGARLVARLRQVFDVKVTIRDVFRARTVDGVAEAVAVRTAQG, from the coding sequence ATGAACACCGCATCAGACCTGACGTCCAACCAGCCCACCGCCGAGATGTTCGCACCGCAGGTCGCGGAGGTCTTCCAGGAGGTCCTCGGCGGCGACGCACCCGTGAACGGCGAGAGCGACTTCTTCGAGCTCGGCGGTAACTCGATGCTCGGCGCGCGCCTGGTCGCCCGGCTGCGCCAGGTCTTCGACGTCAAGGTGACGATCCGCGACGTCTTCCGGGCCAGGACGGTCGACGGCGTGGCCGAGGCCGTGGCCGTTCGAACCGCTCAGGGCTAG